In Arcobacter sp. CECT 8986, the sequence TTACAGCTGTTTCAATCTCTTGTGAGTTCATCATAAATCCACCATCACCACAAACAGTAACAACTTTTTTATCTGGATTTACCATTTTTGCTGCAATTGCTGAAGGAAGACCTGCACCCATTGTAGCAAGAGCGTTATCTAATAATAATGTATTTGGTTTAGCACATTTATAGTTTCTTGCAAACCAGATTTTATATACACCATTATCTAAAGTTAAAATATCATCAGGTCCTAAAATATCTCTGATTGTTTTTACTGTTCTTTGTGGTAAGATTGGGAATCTCATATCACCAAAATATTTTGTTAATCTTTTATTTATTGTTTTTATAATTAATTTATAAAAATCGAAATCCCAATGAGCTTGTGGAGATAATGCTCTATTTAAATCGTTAATATCAGTTGCAATGTCACCAACTACATCTAAATGAGGGAAATATGTAGGGTCTACTTCTGATGGGAAAAAGTTAATATGAATAACTTTTGTAGCATCTGGACCTTCTTTCATAAAAAATGGTGGTTTTTCGATTACATCGTGACCAACATTAATAATTAAATCTGCTTTTGAAATTGCACCATGAATAAAGTCATCAGCTGATAATGCAGCTGTACCTAAACATAGTTTGTGGTTATCATCAACTACACCTTTACCCATTTGTGTAGTAAAGAAAGGAATTCCAGTATCATTAACAAAATCAGTTAATGCATTACCAATTCTATTTCTATTTGCACCTGCACCAATTAAAATTAGAGGTCTTTTTGCAGCTTCAATCATTTTAACTGCTTCGTTAATTGTAGTACTATCAGCTTTTGGAATTCTTACATTTCTTACTGGATATACACTATCATCTGCTTCTTCTGCTGCTATATCTTCAGGTAATTCAATATGTACTGCACCTGGTCTTTCAGTTGTAGCAATTTTGAAAGCATCTCTAACCATAGAAGAGATATTGTTACCATTTACAACTTGCTTAGCATATTTTGTCATAGGTCTCATCATTCTAACGATATCTATGATTTGGAATCTACCTTGTTTTGATTTTTTAATTGGTTTTTGCCCAGTAATCATCATCATTGGCATAGCACCAAGTTGTGCATAAGCAGCACTTGTAGCAAAGTTTGTAGCACCAGGCCCAAGAGTTGATAAACATACACCAACTTTTCCTGTTAATCTACCATATGTTGCAGCCATAAAACCTGCACCTTGTTCATGTCTTGTTAGAATTAATTTGATTTTTGAATTCCTTAACGATTCTAGTAAGTCTAGATTTTCTTCACCAGGAATACCAAAAATGTATTCTACACCCTCGTTTTCTAAAGCCTTGATAAATAAATCAGATGCTTTCATCTTATCTCCAAATTATTGATTTAAAATTAACATTTGTGTTAGTTTCCCACAAAATGTTTTAAATTGAAATTAAACCTTTAATATACTTTCTATTCGTAATTCTTTTTGAATACAAATGTATATCAAATAAACAAAAAAGTATTGTTTTTAGTATAAAAAATATATATCATAATCATAAAATTCCATTAAATATATAAAGAAGTCTCTAAAAAGACCATAAATAGGGGATTCATTTTCTATAATAATTTATTTTCGTAATTTTAACATATAATGTTACTTTTTTCCACAAAAAACTGTTTATGAAATTTGAAATGGGAAAAATATTTAAGAAAATAATTTCTTTTTGTAGTATAAAAGTATAGAAGAACATCTTAGGTTTATTATAAGTTAAAAAAAAATATAATATATTATACTTATAATAAAAATAAATTTATTTAATAATATATGTATTAATAGGAAAATCATGGAAAAAGAGTTATCAAAACTAGAACAATTAAAAGCATCAAGAAATCCGCTAAGAGTAATTGATGATATTTATAAAGAAGCAAATGAAGGTATCCCTTTAAGTGAAGATTATATAGGTTTAC encodes:
- a CDS encoding acetolactate synthase large subunit codes for the protein MKASDLFIKALENEGVEYIFGIPGEENLDLLESLRNSKIKLILTRHEQGAGFMAATYGRLTGKVGVCLSTLGPGATNFATSAAYAQLGAMPMMMITGQKPIKKSKQGRFQIIDIVRMMRPMTKYAKQVVNGNNISSMVRDAFKIATTERPGAVHIELPEDIAAEEADDSVYPVRNVRIPKADSTTINEAVKMIEAAKRPLILIGAGANRNRIGNALTDFVNDTGIPFFTTQMGKGVVDDNHKLCLGTAALSADDFIHGAISKADLIINVGHDVIEKPPFFMKEGPDATKVIHINFFPSEVDPTYFPHLDVVGDIATDINDLNRALSPQAHWDFDFYKLIIKTINKRLTKYFGDMRFPILPQRTVKTIRDILGPDDILTLDNGVYKIWFARNYKCAKPNTLLLDNALATMGAGLPSAIAAKMVNPDKKVVTVCGDGGFMMNSQEIETAVRLGLDITVVILNDNAFGMIKWKQTGMGFDTFGLDYNNPDFVKYAEAYGATGHRPQSCEEFTETLDKCVNSKGVHIIDLAVDYSLNHSILNDLVKNAETLLEEEGENNE